GAGAGCGAGTCACGAGGAATGGTGGGACGACCTGGAGCCTCGTACTGTCGGGTGACGGCAAAGCCGGGACCGCGGGTCATGCGACGACGCAATCGACGGCGGGGTACAGGTCGGTCGACCAGCGTGGGAGTGGTGGTCATGGGCCCTCCTCAAAGTGAAACGGGCAGATAAAAGAAGCAGTAATCAACAGCCATGAGATTCGAGCGCTCTCGGTCAGCGCCAGACTTTGTATCGGAGCGCTTGGAGGTCGGGCTCGATGTAGTCCACGTCGTACAGGACCATGAAAACGGCACCGTTGGGCACGTTGGTGGCGAGCACGGTCCGCTTCCATGCCGGGGTCGAACAGGCGCGAACCGGCTCGGTGTAGGTCGGGTCGGTGCCGTCCTTGGACAGGAACGCCACCAGGAACGTCTGGCACCGGTCGCGGGGAACGCGCGGGTCACGGATGTGGGAAACGGCGATCGTCGTGCAGCGGGAGCGGGGCACCGTGATCGGTTTCGAAGCGACACGACCCGCCTCGTAGAACGCGATGTCTGGTCGGGTGGGCAGGCATCTGTTGCCGTGTCCTGCGCTGCTGGAGGCGGGTTGGTGGGCGGCGGCGGGGGTGAGGGGAGTCAGGGCAGCCAATCCGGCTGCCGCGAGTACGGTCGTGGCCGATACGAATCGTTTCATGAAAATTACTATCTTCTGTCCGGCGTTTTTTTATTCGTCTCATTTCTGACAGATTGCCGGATCCAGAATTGGCCTACCGGTTGCGTCCCGGGAAGTTCGTCGAAGAAATCCAAGAAAAGGTGTCCGATCGGCGCGCTCGCGTTCGTAGCAGGAGTACGGCCGCTCGTACGGGGGCGGCGCCCGCTGTCTCGACTCCACAGGAGATGACTTCCGATGCAGTACCTGGTTTCGGTGATCGACGACAAGGACAACCCCGGCAGCACGGACAGCAGGCCCGCCATCAGCGCGTTCAACGAGCGACTGATCGCCGAGGGTTACTGGGTATTCGCGGGCGGACTCGCGGACACCGACACCGCCACCGTCATCGACAACCGGGGCGAGCAGGCGGTGTTCAGCGACGGGCCGTTCGTGGAGTCGAAGGAGTACCTCGCCGGCGTCTGGGTGTGGGAGGCACCCGACTTGGATGTGGTGCTCAAACTCGCCGCCGAGGCGTCAAAGGTCTGCGACCGGAAGATCGAGGTGCGGCCGTTCCAGTGAGCGACCTCGAGGAGGCGATCACCCGGGCCCACCGCGGCGAGTGGGCACGAGTGTCGCCGGCCTGGCGCGGCGGTTCGGGGACCTCGACGTCGCCGAGGACGCGGCGGCCGAGGCGTTCGCGATCGCCGTCGAACGGTGGCCGACCGACGGGGTACCGCCCAACCCCGGCGCCTGGCTGACCACCACCGCCGCCGCGACCAACTGCGGTAGCGCACCCGATCACCATCCCGCGCGCGGCGGTGGCCGACCCCCGGGCCGCCCTGCCGATGCCTGCTGAGCCGAGGAGTACCGGCATGACCAGACCATTCCGCTTCGGGGTCGTGGCCCCGCTCACGACCGACCTGCCGACGTGGCTGGCCCACGTGCGCCGCATCGCCGACAGCGGCTACTCGACGCTGCTGATGCCGGACGTCCCGCGATGGCAACCCGCGCCCGGCCCCACGCTGGCCGCCGCCGCGGCCCTGACCGACCTGCGCGTCGGCACCTGGGTGTACGCCTCCCCGCTCCGCCCGGCGTGGATGACGGCGTGGGAAGCGCACTCGCTGTCGGTGCTCACCGACGGTCGCTTCGAGCTGGGCATCGGCACCGGCCGGCCGGGAATCGAGGACGAGCTCCGCGAACTCCGACTGCCCGCGGTCCCGCCGAGCGAGCGGCTGGCTCGGGTACGGGAGACCGTCAGCGCACTGCGAGAGCTCGACGGCCCCGACCGTCACACGCCGGTGGTGATGGCCGTCAGCGGTCCGAAGGCTCGGGCTCTGGCGGCCGACGTCGCGGACACGGTCACCTTCGCCCTGCACGAGGTGCCTCGGGGCGAGGTCGCGCGCCTGGCACACGACGTCCGCGCCGTCCGGGACCTCGAACTCGCGCTCCACGTACCGGTGGTCGGTGACACGGTCGCACCGTTCATGGCGCATCCCGCCACCGACCCTGCTGCGCTCCGCGCGATGGACTCGCTGGCGGTACTTCCGGCTGACCCGACGGCGGCCGCCGAGGAAATCCAGCGGCGACGGGAGGAGACCGGCTTCTCCTACTTCGTCTTCGGCGCCCACGTCGCCGACGCGTTCGCTCCGGTCGTCGCCGAGCTCGCCGGACGTTAGGGCGCGTTTCCCAGGCCCGCTCGTTTCAGCGGCGGGCCGACGGCTCGGCGGTCCCCGCGGCGTCCGAGGGCACGACGGCGTCGGCGGCTTGCGCCGGGGTCAACCGGGGGTAGAGCACCGCGATCAGCGCGACCCCCACCGCACCCCCGACCAGCTGCGCCGCGATGAACGCCGGTGCCGACGACGGGGCGATCCCGGCGAAGGTGTCGGAGAACATGCGGCCGACCGTGATCGCGGGGTTGGCGAAGCTGGTCGAGGAGGTGAACCAGTAGGCCGCGCCGATGTAGGCCGCGACGGCCGCCGGTGCGGTCGCGGCTCGGCCGGAGCGGGCGAGGGAGAAGATCACGAGCACCAGGCCGGCGGTGGCCACGACCTCGGCGAGCAGATGTGGGCCGGTGGCCCGCTCGGTGCCGCTGACGCTGACCGCAGGCTGGGCGAACATCGCGTTGGCCAGCACGGCTCCCGCGACACAGCCGACGATCTGCACCGGCACGTAGGCGGCGGCGGTACGCCACGGCAGCCCGCCGAACGCGGCGTCGGCCAGCGAGACGACCGGGTTGAAGTGGGCGCCGCTGACCGGTCCGAACATCAGGATGATCGCGAACAACCCGGCCGCGGTGGCGGCGGCGTTCTCCAGCAGCTGCAGCCCGACGTCGTCGGAGAGCTGCTGCGCCGCGATGCCGGATCCGACGACCAGCGCCGCGAGCAGCGCGCTACCCAAGCCCTCGGCGAGTAGTGGTCGGACCAGCGGAAAGGGGACCCGGCCCTTGACTCCAGACATGCGCACACCATACTTGGCTCAAGATTTATTGAGTCAATAGCGATTGAGGTGAATGTCGGGTGGGCGTGTCCGAGGACGTCCGGCGCCGGGCGGCGCTGCACGCCGCACTCGGCGAACCGGTCCGTCTGGCGATCGCCGACCGGCTCGCCTTCGGCGACGCTTCACCCGGCGAACTCGGCGCCGCGCTCGACGTCCCGACCAACCTCCTCGCCCATCACGTCCGCGTCCTGGAGGAAGCCGGAGTGATCCGGCGAGGCCGTTCGGAAGGCGACCGGCGACGCAGCTACCTCCGCCTGGCGCTCGACGACCCCCGGGTGGCTCGCCTGACCGCTCCGTTGCCGACGCCTCGGCGTGCGGCCGCTGATCAGACCGGCTCGAGCGCCGAGCGGGTCGTCTTCGTCTGCACTCGCAACTCCGCACGCTCGCAGCTGGCCACCGCCGCGTGGGCCCGCGTCAGCCCCGTACCCACCGCCTCGGCGGGAACCCATCCGGCGCCGCGGGTCCATCCGCGGGCCGTGCGCATCGCGCACCGGCACGGCCTGCACCTCGACGCCGCCGGAACCGCACGCCTCGACGAGGTCGTCCGCACCGGCGACCTCGTCGTCGCGGTCTGCGACAACGCCCACGAGGAACTCGCCGGCCCGTCGAGCCGCCTGCACTGGTCGATTCCCGATCCGGCGCCGCTCGATACCGACGAGGCCTTCGAAGCCGCCTACCAGCTGATCACCGAACGCGTCGACCGACTCGCCCACGCCGTCCACACCGACGCGCTCCCGGCCTGAACTCCGAGTAAGGAACCCCGTCATGGCTGACAAGCCCAGTGTCCTGTTCGTCTGCGTCCACAACGCCGGCCGCTCCCAGATGGCCGCCGGGTGGCTCACCCACCTGGCCGGCGACACCGTCGAGGTCCGCTCCGCCGGATCGGCCCCCGCCGACTCGATCAACCCGGTGGCGGTCGAGGCGATGCGCGAGGTCGGCATCGACATCACCGACCAGAAGCCGAAGATCCTCACCACCGACGCCGTCCAGGCCTCGGACGTCGTCATCACGATGGGCTGCGGCGACACCTGCCCGATCTTCCCCGGCAAGCGCTACGAGGACTGGGAGCTCACCGACCCGGCCGGCCAGGGCATCGAGACCGTCCGCGCGGTCCGCGACGAGATCCGCGGCCGCATCGAGAAGCTCCTCGCCGAACTGGGCGACGCGCCGCGCGCCTGACGCGTCGAGGGCTCAGCGTCGGGCGGTGACCGCGGTCGCCCGGTCCGGCGTCCGCGCCGACCGGGCGGCCGACACCGCCCACCGCGCCAGGAGCAGCACGGTGGTCACCTCGGCCAGCCCGAGCAGCCGCTCCACCCCGCCCAGCGGGATCGCCCGCCACCAGCGGACGCCCGTCCACGGCTCGGACAGCAGCGCCCAGAGAATCGGCGAGAAGCAGAGCAGCGAGGCCACCCCGCCCAGAGCGACCAGCCGCGCCGGACGCTGGGCACCCGGCCCGCGCTGGTGCGGCGCCGCGGCCAGCAGCGCGCCGGCGGGCAGGCTCAGGAACGCGAGTAGGCTCGCCGCCCGGTGGACGTCCCCGCTGAACGACGGACCCACCGCCCAGTTGTGCTTCTCGAACCACACCACGCCGACGAGCCCGGCGACCCACAGCAGGAGCGCCACCACCGCCCCCTGGCGTGCCACGCCGGCGCGCCGCAGCGCGGCCAGCACCGCCAGCGACCCCGCGGCGAGCAGCAGCGTCGCGACGTCGAACACCCAGCCGTTGGAGAGCAGCGCGTACGAACTGATCGTGCGGCGGGTCCACCCCAGCGCCGCCGACGGCGGCACCAGGTGCAGCAGCGCGTACAGGGCCAGCGACGCCACCACGCACCCGACGCCCAGGCCGGACAGCGTGAGCACGGCGCGGTATCGGTTCCTCATCGCCGTCCAGCGTGCCACTCGCCGGACGGCGGGCGGGCACGGGACCGTGCCCCCCGCGCGTCGCTCAGGCGACGACGTCCAGTACCCAGACGACGCCGAACCGGTCCCGGAGCATTCCGTAGAGCGGCGCCCAGCCGGCCGGTGCGAGGTCCTGGACGATGGTGGCGCGGTCGGACAGGCTCTTCCAGTAGGACGTGATCTCCTCGGCCGACGTGCCGCGGACCGAGACGAAGAACGCGTTCTGGCCGGGCTCCCACGGCAGGCTGCCCGGGACGTCGTAGGCCATCACCGCGAACCCGTCGGCGCTGCGGACCTGGCCCCACATGATCTCCTCCGCCGCGGCGGGGTCCTGCACATTCTGCGCGTCGGCGTAGCTGACGAGGGTGAGCTCGCCGCCGAAGACGCCTCGGTAGAACTCCAGCGCGGCGCGGGCGTCGCCGCGGAAGTTGAGGTGGGTAGTCGTGGTCACGGCCATGAGGGCTCCTTCGTCGATAGGGACGGCCGCCAGCCTCGGCGGAGAAGAGGACAGGATCTGGCCGCTACTCCGGGCATGCTGGGTGCCATGCGTCACACCTCCGGGCGGCTGCTCGCTCTGCTCTCGCTGCTGCAGGCCCGCCGCGACTGGCCGGGCCAGCTGCTCGCCGAGCGGTTGGACGTCAGCCCGCGCACCGTGCGGCGCGACGTCGACCGGCTGCGCGAGCTCGGCTACCCGATCCGGGCGGTCAAGGGCCCCGACGGCGGCTATCGGCTCGACGCCGGCACCCAGCTGCCGCCCCTGCTCTTCGACGACGAACAAGCGGTAGCGCTGGCCGTGGCGCTGCGGATCGCGGTCACCTCCGGGGCGGGTATCGAGGAGGCCGCCGCCCGAGCGCTGACCACCGTCCGGCAGGTGATGCCCGCCCGCCTGCGGCACCGCATCGACGCCCTGGAGCTGACCGCCGTCGAGCGCGGCGGCGTCCGCACGACGCCCCAGGCCGACAGTGGGGTGCTGCTGACGCTGGGCGCCGCGATCCGCGCCCGCGAGGTGCTGCGCTTCGACTACGCGCCCGCGACGCGCCGGGCCACCGGCGCCGCGGAGGGCGCCACGGACGACGCCGCGCAGGACCTCGTGCCGCCGCGCCAGGTGGAGCCGCACCACCTGGTCACCTGGGGCGGACGGTGGTACCTCGTCGCCTGGGACCTCGACCGGAACGACTGGCGTACGTTCCGCGTCGACCGGATCGTCCCGCGCACCCCGACCGGCCCGCGGTTCACTCCGCGCGAGGTGCCCGGCGGAGAGGTGGCGGCCTTCGTCGCCCATCGTTTCCGTGGCTCCGTCGGGCCGGATCCGTGGCCCTGCCGCGGCGAGGTGATCCTCGCGCTGCCCGCCGAGGTCGTGGCCCGTTACGCCGGCGACGGCGTCGTCGAGGAGCTGGCCCCCGACCGCTGCCGGCTGGTCCTCGGCTCCTGGTCGTGGACCGGGCTGGCCGCCGCCCTCGGCAAGTTCGACGCCGACCTCGAGGTGATCGACCCGCCCGAGCTGCGGCACGCGTTCGCCCGGCTGTCCCGGAGATACGCGGCCGCCGCGGCGTCGAAGGGCACCGCCTCCGCCTAAGGCGGGTCTCCGGCCGGGGCGCCACCGCCGGGAGGTACGGTCGGCACATGCGCCTCCCTACCGCAGCGATCACGGCAGGCTCTCTCATCGGCGGCTGGCAAGTCGCCCGCCGGACCGGCGTCCGGCCCCTCGGCGGCCTCGTCCTCGCGGCCGGCGGCGTCCTGGCGGGGCGTGAGTGGCTCCGCCTGACCAGCCCGGCGGTCACCGGCGCGCTGGTGGCGACGTACGTCGGCGCGTTCGGCCTCTCGCACCCGCTCGCCAAGAAGATCGGCTCCTGGCCGTCGGTGCTGACTGTCTCCGCGCTCACCGCCGCCGCTTCCTACGCCGCCGCGGACCGCCGCACGCTCTCCTGACCAGCGGGGGCCTCGATTGACTGATCGACGGTTGTTGCCGGCGCAGCTCGCCGCCGCGTCGGGCGAGGTGCTGCTGATGGGGCTCACGCCCCCGCGCCGAAGCGTCTCCCCCACCGAGGCGGCCCGGATCGCCGACGTCACGCTGGCCCGCCTGGACGGGCTGGGTCTGGACGGCCTGATCCTCTACGACATCGACGACGAGAGCGACCGCAACCCGGAGCAGCGACCGTTCCCCTACCTCCCGACGATGGACCCCGCCGTGTTCCACGCGGAGTACCTGTCCGCCTGGCGGGAGCCGGTGGTGATCTACCGCTGCGTCGGCAAGTACCCGGAAGCCGATCTCTCCGGCTGGCTGCGCACGGTCGACACCGACCGGGTGCTGAGCGTGTTCGTCGGCTCCTCGTCCTCCGCCAAGCCGGTACACACCCGTCTGAACCGGGCGCTCACACTGCGCGACCAGCTACGCCCCGACCTCGCCCTCGGGGCCGTCGCGATCACCGAGCGATACACCGCACGGGGCGACGAGCACCTGCGGATGGCGACCAAACAAGACTCCGGCTGCTCGTTCTTCGTCTCGCAGATCATCTACAACGTCGACGCGACGAAGAGCCTCGTCTCGGACTACTTCTACTCCTGCGTCGAACGTGGCGCGCAGCCCCGCCCGGTGATCTTCACGCTCTCGGTGTGCGGGTCGCTGAAGACGCTGACCTTCCTGAAATGGCTCGGGGTCGACGTCCCCCGCTGGCTGGAGAACTCACTGCAACGGTCACCGGACCCGCTGACCGACTCCTACCAGCAGTGTCTCGCCAACGCCCGGGAGCTGATCGGCTTCTGCCGGAGCATCGGGATGCCGTTCGGCTTCAACGTCGAGAGCGTCTCGATCCGGAAGGTCGAGATCGACGCGTCGGTGCTGCTCGCCAAGGAGATCGGCGCCCTGCTCCACCGGCTGTGAGCCGGACGACGGACGCGTCACCCCATGACGTCGGGGTGGAAGTAGTCGCGTAGCGACGCGATCAACCCGTCTTGCAGACGGAAAATCTGCACCAGCGACACCGACGAACCGTCGACGAACACCGCGTCGACCTCGGCGATCAGCAGCTCGGACGCCGGCAGGTGCAGCACCAGCCGGGACCGACCGGCGTCCACGGCACCGGTCGCCGGCTGCGGACGCCGGTAGTACTCCCCCAGGCCCCGGCGGATCTCCGCGCGCCCTTTCAGCCGGGCGGGGAACGGATGTCCGGGCGGCACCAGTGGCGCCTCGAAGACACCGTCCTCGGTGAAGAGGTCGGCGACCGCGTCGGCGTCTCGCCGAATCGCCCCCGCCCCGACGTAGCGCTCGTAAATCTCCTGTGGCGACGGCACGACACCTCCCGTTGAGGACCGGTCAGGAATCAAGAAGCACTGGTCACCGGCCCGCGCCTAGCGTGATCGCCATGGACGTCACCGTCCACCGAATCCCCGGAAAGGACCTCACGATGACCGCCATCAAGTCCCTCGTCCTCGAGACCCCCGACGCCGAGGCCGCCGACGTTTTCTACACCACCGCCTTCGGCCTGAACGGCCAGGTGGCCGTCCGCTCCACCGACGCACCGAGCGAGGGCTTCCGCGGATACACCCTCTCGCTGGTCGTGTCCCAGCCCGCCAACGTCGACGCGCTCGTCGGTGCCGCCCTCGACGCCGGCGCCACCACGCTGAAGCCGCCGTCGAAGAGCCTGTGGGGCTACGGTGGCGCGATCCAGGCACCGGACGGCGTCATCTGGACGATCGCGTCGTCCTCGAAGAAGAACACCGGTCCGGCGAGCCGGGAGTTCGACGACATCGTGCTCCTGCTCGGCGTCGACAACGTCTCCGCGACCAAGCAGTTCTACATCGGCCACGGCCTGACCGTGACGAAGAGCTTCGGTAGCAAGTACGTCGAATTCGCGGCCCCGGACGGCCACGTGAAGCTCGCGCTGTACAAGCGCCGCGCGCTGGCCAAGACCGCTGGTGTCTCGCCGGAGGGCTCGGGCTCCCACCGGATCGTCGTCAACAGCGACGCCGGATCGTTCACCGACCCGGACGGGTTCGTCTGGGACGTCGCGCCGGTGTGAGGCCGCCGTCGGAGGCCGCGCGGTTGTCTCTGCGGGCGAGACGATCAGAGCCGCGCGAGCGAGTACCGGACCCCGGTGAGTCGTTCGGACCGCGCCCACAAGTCGGCAGCGAGTTCTGCGTTCCGGGAACTGCGACTGGTCCGGACGGTCGTCGGATGGCCACGACGCTGCAGCAGCCCGTCCGGCCCGACGCAGACGCCATCGAGACCGGGCACGGTCGCCGCGTAGAGGATGGGCAGCGCACCCATCCGGGGCGACTGCGCGGGCCCGCCGGCCAGGATCTTGCCCTGCAGCGACCGGTCCCGTCGCTGCCCTTCGGTCGCGGCGACGCCCGGGTGCGCCGCGACCGAACCGGTGCTCCGACCGGCCGCGGACAATTGCCGGTCCAGTTCGTAGGCGAAGAGCAGGTTCGCCAGCTTCGACTGCCCGTACGCTAGCCAGCGCTGGTAGCGGCGACGTTCCCAGTTCAGGTCGTCGTCGATCCGGCCGAGCCGGTGCAGACCACTGGAGACGGTGACCACCCGGTCGCGCACCCGGTCGAGCAGCAAGCCGGTGAGCGCGAACGTCCCGAGATGGTTGGTGCCGAAGTGCCCCTCGAACCCGTCCGTGGTCGTGCCTTTCGGCACGCCCATGACACCGGCGTTGTTGATCAGCACATCGACGTCGTCCGCGACGCCGTCGGCGAACGCGCGCACCGAGGAGAGATCGGCCAAGTCCAGCGTGCGCACCTCGGTATCCCCGACGATCGTGTCGGCCACCGCGCGTGCCTTACCCGGGTCGCGGCAGGCGAGCACGACCCGCGCGCCCGCTCCGGCGAGCACCCTGGCTACCTGGGCGCCGAGCCCGCTGTTCGCTCCGGTGACGATCACCGTCGTACCCGTCCGATCGGTGACGTCGTCCGCGGTCCACTTCGTCATCTCGCGCTCCTCGGCCAGTAGTTGTGTCCACTCGCAGGTCCACGATCGCGCCCGGGCCCGCCCGGCGCGTCGTCCGGCGGGTGGCACCGCGGCTACGCCCAGCGCGGCAGGAGCGGGCACCCCGTACCGCGCGGGGCGCACGCGCGCGGGAACCGGAGCGTTCCGGCGCGCGTCGAAGGCTCATGATCCGGACCGCGTTCGTCGTCCTGGCCGCTCTCGTGCTGACCGGCTGCACGGAACGATCGGACTCGACCCTCACGCCCGCCACCCACGCCGCCTCGCCGGGAACCAGTCTGATCGGCAAGTCGTTCGAAGCCGTCGAGGTGACCGAGGACGGCGCCCGGCGGCCGCTCGTCCGCGGCACCACGCTCGAGGTCCGCTTCGGCGCGGACGGCTCGGTCGAGATGGAGGCCGGCTGCAACCGGCTCAGCGCCCCGGTCACGATCGGTCGCTCCCGGCTCGACGTCGGGCAGATCATTCAGACGGACAAGGGCTGCAGGGGTGTGCTGCATGCGCAGGACGACTGGCTGGCCGACTTCTTCGGCGGCGACCCGTCCTGGCGTCCGGAGGACACCGAGGTCGTGCTCGAACGCGGCACGACGACGATCCGGCTGGCGGTACCTCCGCCCGTGCGCCCGGAGGCGATCGTCGGCCGGAAGTGGGTGATCTACGGCCTGATCGACTCCGGGACCGAGGGCGGCATCCAACCCGGGTTCCAGCCGGACCTGAACTTCGACGGCTCGTACGTCACCGGAGACACATCGTGCGCCCAGCTGAGGGCTCCGGCGAGCGTCGGTGCGGGCACCATAGAACTGGGCACCGTCCGGCTGACCTCGGTGAGGCCGTGCCCCAGCGGGGGCGACGCCATCCACACCGCGATCATGGGCGTACTCGGCGGGGGCGCGACGCTCACCGTGACCCTCGAGGACCGCACGCTTCGCCTCATGTCCGGCGACAAGGGCCTGCTCCTGAAACCACGGTGACCGGCCGTCCGCCCGCGTTTGGCGGCGGCTCGGACCGGCAACGAGCGTGCCATGTGGACCACGGAGCACATGGGAACCGGCCGGATCGTCCGTCGCGCGATCGTGCTGGCGGCCGCCGGAGCCTTCGTCGCAGGCCTCGCGATCGTGGTCGAAACGCTGCGCAACCCGGACGTGAGTACGTCCGACGTGATCTGGGCGATCGTCCGCGGCCTCGTGTTCGCCTCCCTGGCCGCCGCGTGGGAGCCGTTGGCGCGACGGTTCGACCTCATGCAGCTTCCGAAACGGTCCGCCGAGCCGACCCGGGCCCACACCGTGGTGCTCAGCCTGATCGCTGTCGTGGCGCTCGTCGGACTGGGGTGGCTGATCGCCCAACCGGACGCGTCCGCGCTTCGGCGTACCGGCCTGCTCCTGGTAGCGGCGGGAGGAGCGCTGAGCGTCGGCATCGTGAGCCGTCGCCTACTGGGCCGGCGTGCCGCACGTCGGTCACCGTGCTGAGCGCCTGACCGTCAGGACACCGCGTCGAACCTGACGTCGTGTGACGCATCGGGTTCGAGGAATGCGAGCAGGTCGAGCCCTTCCGCCGTCGCGGCGTCCCGGTCGGCGGTGGACAGCGGCAGGAACGTCCGTACGACCAGTGTGGCATCGCCGCGGGTCTTCTCGACCGTCCACGCCGCCGCGGTGACACCGTCGACGAGCACGGGGTGCGGTACCGGCCCGTGCGGCGTCACCGCCTTGGTGCGGAACTCCTCGGAGACGAATCGGCCGCGGTCCTTGTGTGAGAGCAGCAGGTTGTCGAAGTCGTACAGGAACCGCACGGGTGCCGGCGTGTCCGGATCGGGACGCGGGGCGTCGGGCAGGTCGAGGTACCCGCCGGCGAACTCGACCAGCCGGAGCCGCTCGACGATCTCGCTCAACTTCGTGAGCCCGCACCACATCTGGATGTCCTGGACCGTCGCCGGTCCGTACGCGGCCAGGTACCGCAGCACCAACGTCTCCAGCGACGCGGTCCGTGCCGGCGCGTCGACCCATTCGTCCAGCGGCGCGTGCGTCGTGCGGCCGCTGCGTTTCCACACTCCCCGCGGCGGGATCTGCACCACCGGCAGAAGGTTGCGCACCGTGTACGCGAGCGCCGCGGCATCGTTGTCGGGCCACCGCTCCAGCAGCGCCTCGCCGAGCTCCGCCGGGGTGCGCGGCCGCTCGGCCAGGATTTCGTGGCCGGCCGCCACGACCGCGTCGGTGTCGAGCCCGCGCGTCCAGCGCCCGTGGGTGCTGTTGCGGAACAGGTCCCGGTCGAGTGCCGGCTGCACGAGCGGGCGCAAGGCCACCGCATCGGCCGCGCTGACGAAGTGGATCGTCGAACGCATCAACGCCATCCGCACCGCCCGGCGCGAGGTGAGCAGATCGGCCACGTCGGCGGGCGGGCATCCGGCGACACGCGCCCACAGACCGACGTACCAGGTATGCGGCGTCTGCGCCTGGAGGCCGACGAGGTGCTCGGTCACCTCCAGCGGCGGCAGCCCGGTCCGCCGCAGCAGGAACTGCCGCGCCAAGGTGGCCCGGTTCAACGCCCGGTGATCGAGCACGCTCATCGGCGTCCCCTCTCCTGGTTGTCGCGTACCTACTGGTTGTTACGGAAGAACTCGCGCATGTCGGCGACCAGCGTCGCCGGCGCATCGTGCGCGGAGTAATGGCTACCTTCGTCGTAGTACCGCCACGAGACGATGTTCGCGTGGTCGCGTTCGCCGAGCGCGCGGATCGACTGGAAGTCGTACTTGAAGTTGGCCAGCCCCAGCGGGACCGTCGTCGGCCCCTCCGGCTTGTCGGACGCGTGCCGGTCCTCGAAGTACAGCCGCGCCGCCGATCCGGCCGTGTTCGTGAACCAGTAGATGCTCACGTTCGTGAGCACGAGGTCGG
This genomic window from Cryptosporangium minutisporangium contains:
- a CDS encoding glyoxalase, with product MTAIKSLVLETPDAEAADVFYTTAFGLNGQVAVRSTDAPSEGFRGYTLSLVVSQPANVDALVGAALDAGATTLKPPSKSLWGYGGAIQAPDGVIWTIASSSKKNTGPASREFDDIVLLLGVDNVSATKQFYIGHGLTVTKSFGSKYVEFAAPDGHVKLALYKRRALAKTAGVSPEGSGSHRIVVNSDAGSFTDPDGFVWDVAPV
- a CDS encoding LLM class flavin-dependent oxidoreductase, whose translation is MTRPFRFGVVAPLTTDLPTWLAHVRRIADSGYSTLLMPDVPRWQPAPGPTLAAAAALTDLRVGTWVYASPLRPAWMTAWEAHSLSVLTDGRFELGIGTGRPGIEDELRELRLPAVPPSERLARVRETVSALRELDGPDRHTPVVMAVSGPKARALAADVADTVTFALHEVPRGEVARLAHDVRAVRDLELALHVPVVGDTVAPFMAHPATDPAALRAMDSLAVLPADPTAAAEEIQRRREETGFSYFVFGAHVADAFAPVVAELAGR
- a CDS encoding helix-turn-helix domain-containing protein, which translates into the protein MGVSEDVRRRAALHAALGEPVRLAIADRLAFGDASPGELGAALDVPTNLLAHHVRVLEEAGVIRRGRSEGDRRRSYLRLALDDPRVARLTAPLPTPRRAAADQTGSSAERVVFVCTRNSARSQLATAAWARVSPVPTASAGTHPAPRVHPRAVRIAHRHGLHLDAAGTARLDEVVRTGDLVVAVCDNAHEELAGPSSRLHWSIPDPAPLDTDEAFEAAYQLITERVDRLAHAVHTDALPA
- a CDS encoding nuclear transport factor 2 family protein, which codes for MPSPQEIYERYVGAGAIRRDADAVADLFTEDGVFEAPLVPPGHPFPARLKGRAEIRRGLGEYYRRPQPATGAVDAGRSRLVLHLPASELLIAEVDAVFVDGSSVSLVQIFRLQDGLIASLRDYFHPDVMG
- a CDS encoding VOC family protein codes for the protein MAVTTTTHLNFRGDARAALEFYRGVFGGELTLVSYADAQNVQDPAAAEEIMWGQVRSADGFAVMAYDVPGSLPWEPGQNAFFVSVRGTSAEEITSYWKSLSDRATIVQDLAPAGWAPLYGMLRDRFGVVWVLDVVA
- a CDS encoding DUF998 domain-containing protein, encoding MRNRYRAVLTLSGLGVGCVVASLALYALLHLVPPSAALGWTRRTISSYALLSNGWVFDVATLLLAAGSLAVLAALRRAGVARQGAVVALLLWVAGLVGVVWFEKHNWAVGPSFSGDVHRAASLLAFLSLPAGALLAAAPHQRGPGAQRPARLVALGGVASLLCFSPILWALLSEPWTGVRWWRAIPLGGVERLLGLAEVTTVLLLARWAVSAARSARTPDRATAVTARR
- a CDS encoding arsenate reductase ArsC, with protein sequence MADKPSVLFVCVHNAGRSQMAAGWLTHLAGDTVEVRSAGSAPADSINPVAVEAMREVGIDITDQKPKILTTDAVQASDVVITMGCGDTCPIFPGKRYEDWELTDPAGQGIETVRAVRDEIRGRIEKLLAELGDAPRA
- a CDS encoding 5,10-methylenetetrahydrofolate reductase codes for the protein MGLTPPRRSVSPTEAARIADVTLARLDGLGLDGLILYDIDDESDRNPEQRPFPYLPTMDPAVFHAEYLSAWREPVVIYRCVGKYPEADLSGWLRTVDTDRVLSVFVGSSSSAKPVHTRLNRALTLRDQLRPDLALGAVAITERYTARGDEHLRMATKQDSGCSFFVSQIIYNVDATKSLVSDYFYSCVERGAQPRPVIFTLSVCGSLKTLTFLKWLGVDVPRWLENSLQRSPDPLTDSYQQCLANARELIGFCRSIGMPFGFNVESVSIRKVEIDASVLLAKEIGALLHRL
- a CDS encoding helix-turn-helix transcriptional regulator, encoding MRHTSGRLLALLSLLQARRDWPGQLLAERLDVSPRTVRRDVDRLRELGYPIRAVKGPDGGYRLDAGTQLPPLLFDDEQAVALAVALRIAVTSGAGIEEAAARALTTVRQVMPARLRHRIDALELTAVERGGVRTTPQADSGVLLTLGAAIRAREVLRFDYAPATRRATGAAEGATDDAAQDLVPPRQVEPHHLVTWGGRWYLVAWDLDRNDWRTFRVDRIVPRTPTGPRFTPREVPGGEVAAFVAHRFRGSVGPDPWPCRGEVILALPAEVVARYAGDGVVEELAPDRCRLVLGSWSWTGLAAALGKFDADLEVIDPPELRHAFARLSRRYAAAAASKGTASA
- a CDS encoding YciI family protein, with the protein product MQYLVSVIDDKDNPGSTDSRPAISAFNERLIAEGYWVFAGGLADTDTATVIDNRGEQAVFSDGPFVESKEYLAGVWVWEAPDLDVVLKLAAEASKVCDRKIEVRPFQ
- a CDS encoding aquaporin, with protein sequence MSGVKGRVPFPLVRPLLAEGLGSALLAALVVGSGIAAQQLSDDVGLQLLENAAATAAGLFAIILMFGPVSGAHFNPVVSLADAAFGGLPWRTAAAYVPVQIVGCVAGAVLANAMFAQPAVSVSGTERATGPHLLAEVVATAGLVLVIFSLARSGRAATAPAAVAAYIGAAYWFTSSTSFANPAITVGRMFSDTFAGIAPSSAPAFIAAQLVGGAVGVALIAVLYPRLTPAQAADAVVPSDAAGTAEPSARR